A single Brucella intermedia LMG 3301 DNA region contains:
- the thiB gene encoding thiamine ABC transporter substrate binding subunit, with protein sequence MRLLSLLAFSFSAAVAFAPSAEAKDKLTVYTYDSFVSEWGPGPKVKENFEKECDCEVDWIASADGVALLNRLKLEGSNTKADIVLGLDTNLTTEARATGFFAPSGIDQSNVNVPGGFRDDIFVPYDYGYFAVVYDSEKLPNPPKSLKELVEGDPSQKIVLQDPRTSTPGLGMLLWMKSVYGDEAEAAWQKLQKRILTVTPGWSEAYGLFTKGEAPMVLSYTTSPAYHMIAEKTDRYKALAYPEGNYLQIELAAQTTTGAKNPLAQKFLAFMTGPGFQDAIPETNWMYPAGKTSARLPAAFDAMPKPEKTLLIPSDEVARNRKAWVDEWLAATSK encoded by the coding sequence ATGCGGCTTTTGTCTTTGCTGGCTTTTTCATTTTCCGCAGCCGTCGCCTTTGCGCCTTCGGCTGAGGCGAAAGACAAGCTCACCGTCTATACTTATGACAGCTTCGTTTCCGAATGGGGTCCGGGGCCGAAGGTCAAGGAAAACTTCGAAAAGGAATGCGATTGCGAAGTCGACTGGATTGCTTCCGCCGACGGCGTTGCCCTGCTCAATCGCCTCAAGCTTGAGGGCAGCAATACCAAAGCCGACATCGTGCTTGGTCTCGATACCAACCTGACGACCGAAGCGCGAGCCACCGGTTTTTTTGCTCCAAGCGGCATCGACCAGAGCAATGTAAACGTTCCGGGCGGCTTCAGGGACGATATCTTCGTTCCCTATGATTATGGCTATTTCGCCGTGGTCTACGATTCCGAAAAGCTGCCCAATCCTCCCAAGAGCCTGAAGGAACTGGTCGAAGGCGATCCTTCCCAGAAGATCGTGCTGCAGGACCCGCGTACCTCGACGCCGGGGCTTGGCATGCTGCTCTGGATGAAATCGGTCTATGGAGACGAAGCGGAAGCGGCCTGGCAGAAACTGCAAAAGCGCATTCTCACCGTCACGCCCGGCTGGTCGGAGGCCTATGGTCTCTTCACCAAGGGCGAGGCCCCGATGGTGCTGTCCTATACGACGTCTCCCGCCTATCACATGATCGCGGAAAAGACGGATCGCTATAAGGCCCTCGCCTATCCAGAGGGCAATTATCTCCAGATCGAACTGGCCGCCCAGACCACCACCGGCGCGAAGAATCCTCTGGCGCAAAAGTTTCTGGCTTTCATGACCGGTCCCGGCTTTCAGGACGCCATCCCCGAAACCAACTGGATGTACCCGGCAGGCAAGACCTCCGCTCGGCTTCCAGCGGCTTTCGATGCGATGCCGAAGCCGGAAAAAACGCTTCTCATTCCGTCGGACGAAGTGGCCAGGAACCGCAAGGCGTGGGTCGATGAATGGCTGGCCGCGACCAGCAAATGA
- a CDS encoding ABC-F family ATP-binding cassette domain-containing protein — protein sequence MAPPLLRLDQIKLTFGGTPLLEDASLSVSEGDRIALVGRNGSGKSTLLKIAAGMVEATSGEVFKHPGATVRYLPQVPDMDGFANVRAYVEAGLGPTDDPHRVTYLLEHLGLTGEEKPDHLSGGEARRAALARVIAPQPDVLLLDEPTNHLDLTTIEWLEGELRQIRSAIVLISHDRRFLENVSRATVWLDRGITRRLEQGFGHFEEWRDKVLEEEERDHHKLGRQIAREEHWLRYGVTARRKRNMRRLGELHSMRADFRNHRKAQGTAVLAASDAKESGKLVIEAKGLGKAYGERVLVKDFSIRVQRGDRIGLVGPNGAGKTTLLSLLTGKLEPDSGTLRLGVNLEMAELDQKRESLNLDETLAHYLTDGRGESLVVNGEQRHVVSYMKDFLFQPEQARTPIRELSGGERARLMLARVLARPANLLILDEPTNDLDMETLDLLQELVAGFPGTVILVSHDRDFLDRTVTSVIAPEGDGRWLEYAGGYADMMAQRKEQALNRRSVKASGGKSDEKPEEDAPQPKREEKRKLSYKQKFALETLPGKMDALAKEIAVLEGKLADPQLYAKDPTLFAKTADLLEKKRSENAAMEEEWLELEMLREEIEG from the coding sequence ATGGCACCACCACTCCTTCGCCTCGACCAGATCAAGCTCACCTTCGGGGGCACGCCGCTTCTGGAGGATGCAAGCCTTTCGGTGAGCGAGGGCGACCGCATCGCGCTGGTCGGGCGTAATGGTTCGGGTAAATCGACCCTGCTCAAGATTGCTGCCGGTATGGTGGAAGCGACATCGGGCGAGGTTTTCAAACATCCCGGTGCAACTGTTCGCTATCTGCCACAGGTGCCGGACATGGACGGCTTCGCCAATGTGCGCGCCTATGTGGAAGCAGGGCTGGGGCCTACCGACGACCCGCATCGCGTCACCTATCTTCTCGAACATCTGGGGCTAACCGGCGAAGAGAAGCCGGATCATCTTTCCGGCGGCGAGGCGCGGCGTGCTGCCCTTGCGCGTGTGATCGCGCCGCAGCCCGATGTGCTTCTGCTCGACGAGCCGACCAACCATCTGGATCTGACCACCATCGAATGGCTGGAAGGCGAGTTGCGCCAGATACGCTCGGCCATAGTCCTGATCTCGCATGACCGGCGCTTTTTGGAAAATGTCAGCCGGGCGACCGTCTGGCTCGATCGCGGCATAACGCGCCGTCTGGAGCAGGGTTTTGGCCATTTCGAGGAATGGCGTGACAAGGTGCTCGAAGAAGAAGAGCGCGATCATCACAAGCTCGGGCGCCAGATCGCGCGTGAGGAACACTGGCTGCGTTACGGCGTCACGGCGCGCCGCAAGCGCAACATGCGCCGTCTGGGTGAATTGCATTCCATGCGCGCCGATTTTCGCAATCATCGCAAGGCGCAAGGGACGGCAGTTCTGGCCGCAAGCGACGCGAAGGAATCCGGCAAGCTGGTGATCGAAGCCAAGGGGCTGGGCAAGGCCTATGGCGAGCGCGTGCTGGTCAAGGATTTTTCGATCCGCGTGCAGCGCGGCGACCGCATCGGTCTTGTTGGTCCCAATGGTGCGGGAAAGACGACGCTTCTGTCGCTTCTGACCGGCAAGCTTGAACCGGATTCGGGAACCTTGCGGCTTGGCGTCAATCTCGAAATGGCGGAACTGGACCAGAAGCGCGAAAGCCTCAATCTGGACGAGACGCTGGCCCATTATCTGACGGACGGGCGCGGCGAAAGCCTCGTTGTCAACGGCGAGCAGCGGCATGTTGTGTCCTATATGAAGGACTTTCTGTTCCAGCCGGAACAGGCACGCACACCCATTCGCGAGCTGTCCGGCGGCGAACGCGCGCGCCTCATGCTGGCCCGCGTTCTGGCGCGTCCCGCCAACCTGCTGATCCTTGATGAGCCGACCAACGATCTCGACATGGAAACACTCGATCTGCTGCAGGAGCTGGTTGCAGGTTTTCCCGGCACGGTCATTCTGGTCAGCCACGACCGCGATTTTCTGGATCGCACCGTTACATCGGTCATTGCACCGGAAGGTGACGGGCGCTGGCTCGAATATGCGGGCGGCTATGCGGACATGATGGCGCAGCGCAAGGAGCAGGCCTTGAACCGGCGCTCGGTCAAGGCGTCTGGCGGCAAAAGTGACGAGAAGCCGGAAGAGGACGCACCGCAACCCAAGCGTGAGGAAAAGCGCAAGCTTTCCTACAAGCAGAAATTTGCGCTGGAAACGCTGCCGGGCAAGATGGACGCTCTTGCAAAGGAAATCGCCGTGCTGGAAGGCAAGCTCGCCGATCCGCAGCTTTATGCCAAGGACCCGACGCTTTTCGCCAAGACCGCCGATTTGCTTGAGAAGAAGCGCTCCGAAAATGCAGCCATGGAGGAAGAATGGCTGGAGCTGGAAATGCTGCGAGAGGAAATCGAAGGGTAG
- a CDS encoding DUF2312 domain-containing protein, with protein MSDDITSEAQTIAVGQLRAFIERIERLEEEKKTIGDDIKEVYAELKGSGFDSKVVRTIIRLRKKEDHERQEEEAMLQLYMDALGMS; from the coding sequence GTGAGCGACGACATTACCAGCGAAGCCCAAACGATTGCTGTCGGCCAGTTGCGTGCTTTCATCGAGCGCATCGAGCGGCTTGAAGAAGAAAAAAAGACAATCGGCGACGATATCAAGGAAGTTTACGCGGAATTGAAGGGTTCGGGGTTTGACAGCAAGGTCGTGAGGACCATTATTCGTCTGCGTAAAAAAGAAGACCATGAACGTCAGGAAGAAGAAGCCATGCTGCAGCTCTATATGGATGCACTTGGCATGAGCTGA
- a CDS encoding thiamine diphosphokinase has product MSTFVILLGGDLVVTDRLKRQIAGARILAADSGIRHAAALGFEPELWLGDFDSTSAELRAQYGHVPQKTFPSAKDMTDGELAVEEAYARGADRVILCGAFGGQRTDHTLLHLTMATAQAAKGRDVLLSSGSEEAWPLPPGDYVYDFPDGTPFSVINFNTVEGLSITNAEWPLDNVTLPFGSSWTVSNVVRGTLRVTAHSGLAILIANLAMEDQPH; this is encoded by the coding sequence ATGAGCACATTCGTCATTCTTCTTGGCGGCGATCTGGTCGTGACCGATCGCCTGAAACGCCAAATTGCAGGTGCGCGTATTCTCGCTGCCGATAGCGGGATTCGCCACGCTGCCGCTCTCGGTTTTGAACCGGAACTCTGGCTTGGCGATTTCGATTCGACCTCTGCCGAGCTGCGCGCGCAATATGGTCACGTGCCGCAGAAGACGTTTCCGTCCGCCAAGGATATGACGGATGGTGAACTGGCCGTCGAGGAGGCTTATGCGCGGGGCGCGGATCGCGTGATCCTTTGCGGCGCGTTCGGCGGGCAGCGTACCGACCACACGCTCCTGCACCTGACCATGGCGACAGCGCAGGCTGCAAAAGGGCGCGACGTGCTTCTGTCCAGCGGGTCGGAGGAGGCCTGGCCTCTGCCACCCGGTGATTATGTTTATGATTTTCCGGACGGGACGCCGTTCAGTGTTATCAATTTCAACACTGTAGAAGGTCTTTCGATCACAAATGCGGAGTGGCCGTTAGATAATGTTACACTGCCGTTCGGCTCTTCCTGGACAGTTTCCAACGTCGTTCGTGGAACGCTTCGCGTTACTGCGCATTCTGGACTAGCGATACTTATCGCCAATCTGGCGATGGAGGATCAACCGCACTGA
- a CDS encoding N-formylglutamate amidohydrolase, whose product MPLQSGSIASTQFSPVYSVDGDFSLGLLLTADHARRDVPAEYGTLGLQKSEFDRHIAYDIGVENLTRRLASRLNAPAVLGGFSRLLIDPNRGEDDPTLIMQLSDGAVISGNYPMSAGEREERLQRFYRPYHDAVARASEHVAAESRAAPFIVSIHSFTPRWKHKARPWQIGLLWDKDDRAVKPLLSLLRENPDLTVGDNEPYDGALKNDAMYRHATAKGFAHVLIEVRQDLIADDKGAAEWADRLAPMIAHINTLPDIHTVRHFGSRADRIG is encoded by the coding sequence ATGCCGCTTCAATCCGGATCAATCGCTTCGACGCAATTCTCACCGGTATACAGTGTCGACGGAGATTTCAGCCTCGGCCTGCTCCTGACCGCCGACCATGCACGGCGCGATGTTCCAGCCGAATATGGCACACTTGGTTTGCAGAAAAGTGAATTCGACCGTCATATCGCCTATGATATCGGCGTCGAGAACTTGACGCGCAGGCTCGCCAGCCGCCTGAACGCGCCGGCGGTCCTCGGTGGTTTTTCGCGCCTCCTGATCGATCCCAATCGCGGGGAGGACGATCCGACGCTGATCATGCAGCTGTCCGACGGGGCGGTCATCTCCGGCAACTATCCGATGTCCGCAGGCGAGCGTGAGGAACGCCTCCAACGCTTCTACCGCCCCTATCACGACGCGGTTGCCCGGGCGAGCGAACACGTGGCGGCCGAAAGCCGGGCTGCGCCATTCATCGTTTCGATCCATTCCTTTACACCGCGCTGGAAGCACAAGGCCCGTCCCTGGCAGATCGGCCTTCTCTGGGACAAGGACGACCGCGCCGTAAAGCCGCTTCTGTCGCTGCTGCGTGAAAACCCTGACCTTACGGTCGGCGATAACGAACCTTATGACGGCGCGCTCAAGAACGACGCCATGTACCGGCATGCGACCGCGAAGGGCTTCGCCCATGTCCTGATCGAAGTGCGGCAGGACCTGATTGCCGATGACAAGGGAGCGGCTGAATGGGCCGACCGGCTTGCCCCCATGATCGCGCATATCAATACACTTCCCGACATCCACACTGTCCGGCATTTCGGCTCGCGCGCTGATCGCATCGGATAA
- a CDS encoding tetratricopeptide repeat protein, translating into MIKSMRMRNVFACLVSFSVLASLGATVLSAYAEVAPGKVPLTAPLTPVQTGPDSEQKPTPEKPAPDAAQTPEERLDKLFADLRRTTDEARARRIASQINTLWSQSGSATVDLLMQWANAAMLEQRYPSAIDFLNEAIALDPEYAEAWNRRATVYFLKKDYAHAMYDINRTLELEPRHYGALTGMATILRLRGLKEQALKAYEQALIVYPMMRDAQKNFNDLADELTDTRT; encoded by the coding sequence ATGATAAAATCTATGCGTATGCGGAACGTTTTTGCTTGTCTGGTTTCTTTTTCTGTGCTCGCATCGCTGGGTGCAACGGTGCTGTCGGCTTATGCCGAAGTCGCGCCCGGCAAGGTGCCGCTTACCGCACCGCTGACGCCCGTTCAGACCGGCCCCGACAGCGAACAGAAACCGACCCCGGAAAAACCTGCGCCGGATGCAGCCCAAACGCCTGAAGAGCGCCTCGACAAGCTCTTTGCTGATCTTCGCCGTACAACCGATGAAGCCAGGGCGCGGCGCATTGCTTCGCAGATCAATACGCTGTGGTCGCAATCGGGCAGCGCAACAGTCGATCTCCTCATGCAATGGGCGAACGCGGCGATGCTGGAGCAGCGCTATCCTTCGGCCATCGACTTCCTGAACGAAGCGATCGCGCTCGACCCGGAATATGCGGAAGCATGGAATCGCCGCGCGACGGTCTATTTCCTTAAAAAAGATTATGCCCATGCCATGTACGACATCAATCGTACGCTGGAACTGGAACCGCGCCATTATGGCGCCCTGACCGGCATGGCGACCATATTGCGCCTGCGCGGCCTCAAGGAACAGGCGCTGAAAGCCTATGAACAGGCCCTGATCGTTTATCCGATGATGCGCGACGCACAGAAGAACTTCAATGATCTGGCTGACGAACTGACCGACACTCGGACTTAG
- a CDS encoding DUF1036 domain-containing protein, whose amino-acid sequence MRLPRSLVLFAGVLITALGMTSIEARADFRVCNATQNLVGVAIGYRAKTGWVTEGWWHIEGAACKTLLEGPLSSRYYYLYAEDAQGGGRWEGKVNMCVAEKEFRITGVQDCFARGFQRNGFQEYDTGEQSSWMVQLTDETPTENPTVTGTNSQ is encoded by the coding sequence ATGCGACTTCCACGATCTCTAGTTTTGTTTGCCGGTGTGCTGATAACTGCGCTGGGCATGACATCCATAGAGGCCAGGGCGGATTTCCGCGTATGTAACGCAACCCAGAACCTGGTCGGCGTCGCCATCGGCTACCGCGCCAAGACCGGCTGGGTGACCGAAGGCTGGTGGCATATTGAAGGCGCTGCCTGCAAGACGCTGCTCGAAGGCCCGCTTTCATCCCGCTACTACTACCTCTACGCCGAAGACGCCCAGGGCGGCGGGCGCTGGGAGGGCAAGGTCAACATGTGCGTGGCCGAAAAAGAATTCCGTATTACTGGCGTCCAGGATTGCTTCGCGCGCGGTTTCCAGCGCAACGGCTTCCAGGAATACGACACCGGGGAACAATCGAGCTGGATGGTTCAGCTCACCGATGAAACGCCGACAGAAAACCCCACTGTTACAGGAACGAATAGTCAATGA
- a CDS encoding glycine zipper domain-containing protein, with amino-acid sequence MKSRLTMIAVAGVLAFSTAACTTNEQRTAGYGVGGAAIGALAGGAIGGNGRGALTGAAIGAVAGTLLGAAQTRNGVQYCRYRDPYGRVYEAPCQ; translated from the coding sequence ATGAAGTCACGTCTTACGATGATTGCTGTTGCTGGCGTGCTCGCGTTCTCGACGGCTGCATGCACGACGAATGAACAGCGCACGGCCGGCTACGGTGTTGGTGGCGCGGCAATCGGTGCTCTCGCCGGTGGCGCAATCGGCGGCAATGGCCGCGGTGCACTCACGGGTGCTGCGATCGGTGCGGTTGCCGGTACGCTGCTTGGTGCAGCCCAGACCCGCAATGGCGTGCAGTATTGCCGTTACCGCGATCCGTATGGCCGCGTGTACGAAGCGCCTTGCCAGTAA
- the pyk gene encoding pyruvate kinase: protein MKRNRKVKILATLGPASGEEAVIRKLFEAGADVFRINMSHADHDLMRTLVKRIRNVEKELGRPIGILADLQGPKLRVGKFKDGKVDLVPGQTFTLDNNEAPGDETRVYLPHPEILEAVEPGHRLLIDDGKLHLVAEASDGKSIRCKVISGTRISDRKGVSLPDTTLGVGALTEKDRKDLDAVLKEEIDWVALSFIQRPEDLAEVRKVSRGKVGLMSKIEKPQAVTRLDEIIELSDALMVARGDLGVEMPLESVPGIQKQITRKARRAGKPVVVATQMLESMITAPVPTRAEVSDVATAVFEGADAIMLSAESASGQYPVEAVATMNRIAEQVEKEPTYSTIIDAQRAAPEPTGADAISLAARQIAETLKLSAIVTYTASGTTGLRAARERPRTPIIALSPVVDTARKLSLVWGLHCVVTDDAHDLEDMVNHACEIVFHEEFGKAGDRVIITAGVPFGTPGATNMLRIAYIGPDGKSGI from the coding sequence ATGAAGCGCAACCGCAAGGTCAAGATTCTCGCCACGCTAGGTCCGGCGTCAGGCGAGGAAGCCGTCATCCGCAAGCTGTTTGAGGCAGGCGCGGATGTGTTCCGCATCAACATGAGTCACGCCGACCATGATCTGATGCGCACCCTCGTCAAGCGCATTCGCAATGTGGAAAAGGAACTGGGCCGTCCGATCGGCATTCTGGCCGATCTTCAGGGTCCGAAGCTGCGCGTCGGCAAGTTCAAGGACGGTAAGGTCGATCTCGTTCCCGGCCAGACCTTCACCCTCGACAATAACGAAGCGCCCGGCGATGAAACCCGCGTCTATCTTCCGCACCCGGAAATTCTTGAAGCTGTCGAGCCGGGTCATCGCCTGCTGATCGACGATGGCAAGCTACACCTCGTTGCCGAGGCAAGCGACGGCAAGTCGATCCGCTGCAAGGTGATCTCCGGAACGCGCATTTCGGATCGCAAGGGCGTCAGCCTCCCGGATACGACGCTGGGCGTCGGCGCGCTGACGGAAAAGGACCGCAAGGACCTCGATGCCGTTCTGAAGGAAGAAATCGACTGGGTTGCGCTTTCCTTCATCCAGCGTCCGGAAGACCTAGCCGAGGTGCGCAAGGTTTCGCGCGGCAAGGTCGGCCTGATGTCGAAGATCGAGAAGCCGCAGGCCGTGACGCGTCTTGATGAAATCATCGAGCTTTCTGACGCATTGATGGTTGCGCGTGGCGATCTCGGTGTTGAAATGCCGCTTGAAAGCGTTCCGGGCATCCAGAAGCAGATCACCCGCAAGGCACGCCGCGCCGGCAAGCCGGTCGTGGTCGCCACGCAGATGTTGGAATCGATGATCACTGCTCCGGTCCCGACCCGCGCCGAAGTTTCCGACGTTGCGACCGCGGTGTTTGAAGGTGCGGATGCGATCATGCTTTCGGCTGAATCCGCCTCCGGCCAGTATCCGGTCGAAGCTGTCGCCACCATGAACCGCATTGCGGAGCAGGTGGAAAAGGAACCGACCTATTCGACCATCATCGATGCGCAGCGCGCAGCACCGGAGCCGACTGGTGCCGACGCAATCTCGCTCGCTGCACGCCAGATCGCGGAAACGCTGAAGCTTTCGGCCATTGTCACCTATACCGCGTCCGGCACGACCGGCCTGCGCGCTGCCCGCGAGCGGCCGCGCACGCCGATTATCGCTCTGTCGCCGGTTGTCGATACCGCCCGCAAGCTGTCGCTCGTCTGGGGCCTGCATTGCGTTGTTACCGATGATGCGCACGACCTTGAAGACATGGTCAACCATGCTTGCGAAATCGTCTTCCACGAAGAGTTCGGCAAGGCAGGCGACCGCGTCATCATCACCGCCGGTGTCCCGTTCGGAACCCCGGGCGCGACCAACATGCTGCGCATCGCCTATATAGGGCCAGATGGAAAATCGGGCATCTAG
- a CDS encoding aldo/keto reductase — MEFRKLGRTELNVSPLCFGGNVFGWTVDEATSFSLLDRFVDAGFNFIDTADVYSAWAPGNVGGESETIIGNWLKSRGLRDKVVIATKVGGELGPDEKGLSPAYIRKAVDASLKRLQTDYIDLYQSHWDDPETPFEDVLGTYKELIEAGKVRAIGASNLTPERLTEALNVAHSHDLPRYESLQPLYNLYDRGDFENGLAKICRDNEIGVISYYSLAAGFLTGKYRSADDLGQSARGKSVEKYLTDRGSRIIAALDDVARNLDVTPAQVAIAWLIAQPSVTAPIASATRSAQLGELIAAAELKLSEDEIALLNEASR, encoded by the coding sequence ATGGAGTTCAGAAAGCTCGGACGTACCGAACTTAATGTTTCGCCGCTCTGCTTCGGTGGCAATGTATTTGGATGGACGGTCGACGAAGCGACATCGTTCTCGCTTCTCGACCGTTTTGTCGATGCCGGTTTCAATTTCATCGACACAGCCGATGTCTATTCCGCCTGGGCGCCCGGCAATGTGGGCGGCGAATCCGAAACCATTATCGGCAACTGGCTGAAATCCCGCGGCCTGCGCGACAAGGTGGTCATCGCCACCAAGGTCGGTGGCGAATTGGGCCCTGACGAAAAGGGCCTTTCCCCGGCCTATATCCGCAAGGCGGTCGATGCTTCCCTCAAGCGACTGCAGACGGATTACATCGATCTCTATCAATCGCACTGGGATGACCCGGAAACACCGTTCGAAGATGTGCTCGGCACCTATAAGGAGCTGATTGAGGCCGGCAAGGTGCGGGCCATCGGTGCGTCCAATCTTACGCCGGAGCGACTGACCGAGGCGCTGAACGTCGCCCATTCACATGACCTGCCGCGCTACGAAAGCCTGCAACCGCTTTATAATCTTTATGATCGCGGGGATTTCGAAAACGGGCTGGCAAAAATCTGTCGTGACAACGAGATCGGCGTGATTTCCTATTATTCGCTGGCTGCGGGATTCCTGACCGGAAAATACCGTTCCGCTGACGATCTCGGGCAAAGCGCGCGTGGAAAATCAGTCGAAAAATATCTGACGGATCGCGGGTCGCGGATCATTGCGGCACTTGATGACGTGGCCCGCAATCTCGATGTCACGCCTGCTCAGGTTGCGATCGCCTGGCTCATCGCCCAGCCGTCAGTCACAGCCCCCATTGCCAGCGCCACACGCTCGGCCCAGCTGGGCGAACTGATCGCCGCAGCCGAACTGAAACTCAGCGAGGATGAAATCGCCTTGCTGAACGAAGCAAGCCGTTAA
- the thiP gene encoding thiamine/thiamine pyrophosphate ABC transporter permease ThiP translates to MTAFPAQQRSKDIFAARPVAGMVALCLLVVLAGGALVALAFEAGRGGFDAAANFDAYLWRVARFTILQAIASSLLSVLFAVPVARALYAEASFPGRGLILRLFALPLALPALVAVLGVTSIYGRNGFIAHLSEAAGHPFQPDIYGITGILIAHIFFNMPLAVRLILAGYESIPTDYWKLAAQLGMGNRARFRLIEWPVIRRNLPGMIGLIFMLCVTSFTTVLTLGGGPRATTLEVAIYQSLHFDFDPSRAVALTFTQLALTLLVLLALRFTGSPSEEGFTHAATPRRYGMALPAERAVNIIVIGIGFLYVTLPITGVVVSGLAADLVRLLTEKTVWRAIGTSLALGFSAALLSVILSLALVSAREAVKKRKLANIFDTGASLILVMPPIVIGAGWFILLRHFTNPFAMAPFMVVTVNAAMAMPFAVRLLRPAWDTAASRHNRLCAQLGIHGLNRFRLIDWPSIRKPLGMAFAFAMALSLGDLGTIALFGSDALLTLPYLLLQRMGSYRTFDAAGLALILGLLCLALMMIADRASRKETPSL, encoded by the coding sequence ATGACGGCATTTCCGGCACAGCAGCGCTCGAAAGACATATTCGCCGCCAGACCGGTCGCGGGCATGGTGGCGCTTTGCCTTCTGGTGGTGCTTGCCGGTGGCGCGCTTGTGGCGCTTGCATTCGAAGCGGGCCGCGGCGGCTTCGATGCCGCGGCCAATTTCGACGCCTATCTGTGGCGGGTTGCGCGCTTCACGATCCTGCAGGCAATCGCTTCGAGCTTGCTATCCGTGCTGTTTGCTGTGCCCGTCGCCCGTGCACTTTATGCCGAAGCAAGTTTTCCGGGGCGCGGGCTGATCCTGCGCCTGTTTGCCCTGCCGCTTGCTCTGCCAGCCCTTGTCGCCGTGCTGGGCGTCACCAGCATCTATGGCCGCAACGGGTTCATTGCCCATCTGTCAGAAGCTGCGGGTCATCCGTTCCAGCCGGACATCTACGGCATCACCGGTATCCTCATCGCCCATATTTTCTTCAACATGCCGCTCGCAGTCCGTCTCATTCTGGCTGGTTACGAATCGATACCAACCGATTACTGGAAGCTTGCCGCGCAGCTTGGCATGGGCAATCGGGCCCGCTTCCGGCTCATCGAATGGCCGGTGATCCGCCGCAACCTGCCGGGCATGATCGGCCTCATCTTCATGCTCTGCGTGACGAGCTTCACGACCGTGCTGACGCTCGGCGGCGGCCCCCGCGCCACCACGCTGGAAGTTGCGATCTATCAAAGCCTGCATTTCGATTTCGATCCGAGCCGCGCCGTCGCGCTCACCTTCACGCAGCTTGCGCTGACATTGCTCGTGCTTCTGGCCCTCCGCTTCACCGGAAGCCCGTCCGAAGAAGGCTTTACCCATGCGGCAACGCCGCGACGCTACGGTATGGCCCTTCCGGCTGAACGCGCCGTCAACATCATCGTCATCGGGATAGGCTTTCTCTATGTCACGCTGCCGATCACGGGCGTTGTCGTCTCCGGCCTCGCCGCCGATCTGGTGCGGCTCTTGACCGAGAAAACGGTCTGGCGCGCCATCGGCACCAGCCTTGCCCTCGGTTTTTCAGCGGCACTGCTATCGGTCATTCTGTCGCTCGCGCTCGTGTCGGCACGGGAAGCGGTGAAGAAACGTAAACTCGCCAACATCTTCGATACCGGCGCGAGCCTGATCCTCGTCATGCCGCCCATCGTGATCGGCGCGGGCTGGTTCATCCTGCTTCGCCATTTCACCAATCCTTTCGCAATGGCGCCTTTCATGGTCGTCACCGTCAATGCCGCCATGGCCATGCCCTTCGCCGTGCGTCTCCTGCGCCCGGCATGGGACACGGCAGCAAGCCGCCACAACCGTCTTTGTGCACAGTTGGGCATTCATGGCCTCAATCGTTTCCGGCTCATCGACTGGCCTTCGATCCGCAAGCCCCTCGGCATGGCCTTTGCTTTCGCCATGGCGCTTTCCCTTGGCGACCTTGGCACGATTGCCCTGTTCGGCAGCGACGCGCTTTTGACCCTCCCCTATCTTCTCTTGCAGCGCATGGGCAGCTATCGCACATTCGATGCGGCGGGCCTGGCGCTCATTCTCGGCTTGCTGTGCCTCGCACTGATGATGATCGCGGATCGCGCATCCCGAAAGGAAACGCCTTCTCTATGA